From the Micromonospora echinospora genome, the window CAGTTGGGACGGCCGGTGGTTCTCGACACGGGCGCGGACGGGTAGCCGCGCGGCCGACGCCGCAGGCGCGCGCGGAAACGCGATCAACGACACATCTTCTTCGATGTCCTGACAGTGTCGACAAGCGGCCGGAGCAGCCTTCCGGGGCCCGGGACCGCGGTCGAATGTCCCTGGCGGCGGACGGGATTCCACCCGCACGGAACCGCCCGATCGACCAACCACCGAGGAGGGCACGTGCACGACATCGGAAACATGGTCACGGAGGCCGGTCGCGGCACCGGGCGGCGCTGGCTGGCGGGGGTGCTCGCGGCGGTGGCGCTGCTGGCGGGCCTGCTGACCGTCGGCTCACCGGCGCAGGCGGTGGACCTGCCCTGGGGGCCGTACACCTGCGCGACCGGCTACGTGTGGCGGGAGGCGGTGCCGGGTGACCAGGTCTGCGTGACCCCGCAGACGCGGTCCGACACCCAGACCGAGAACGCCCTGGGCCCGTCGCGCCGGGAGTCCAACGGCTTCTGCAAGGTGGGATTCGTGTGGCGTGAGACGCGCCCCTCCGACCTCGTCTGCGTGTTCCCGTCCAGCCGGGACCGGGCGTACAGCGACAACGCGAACGCGCCGTGGCGGCTGGCCGACCCGGGTGCGACGCCGCGCGGCGGGGTCTCCGTCTCCACCACATACCACCAGCTCGGCGGTTACCTGTACGCCACCGGCAGCGGCCTCTCCGCCAACCGGCCGGTGCGGTTCTACGCGGTCCGGATCAACACGGTGGGCCCGTACTCGCTCGGGTCGCTGACCGCGAACGCCAGCGGCGTCATCTCCGGCTGGCAGTACGTCGCGGACATCCGTTGCCGCAGCGGGCAGACCCAACCGGCGATCATCGTCGTCCTCGACCAGGGCTCGGGCGTCGTCACCACCGGCGGCACCACGGACGCCTTCCGCCACTGCGGCTGACCCGGCGCACCGGTCCCGGCGCGGAACCCCGCGCCGGGACCGACGTCGTCTCCGCCGGCCGGCGCGGCTCAGTCGAGGCCGGACGGGCGGTGACGGGTACCAAGGACGTCGACGAAGCGGGTCATCGCCACCTGGAAGTCCACCCGGTCGGCGGCGTGGAACCGGCGGAAGAACCAGTCGGGCACGCGGGCCTGCCCGCGGCGGCTGTGGAAGATCAGATCCTGGATCTGCCGGGCCAGGACGAGCAGGTCCGACGGTGCGGTGGGCTCGGACGACGCCGCCGGCGCGAGGTGGGCCCGGAGGACGGCGAGGGCCCGGGTGCGGTCCACCGCGACGTCCCGCTGGGTGCGGTACACCTCCAGGCCGACCATGAGCCCGCCAAGCGAGGGCACGAACCACTGGAGCAGCAGCTCGGCCACGGTCATTCCGGAGGTCACCCCGAACACCACGCCCAGCACCGACCAGAGCACCACACCGCCGAGGACGGTGTGCGCGTACCGCAGCCGAATCCGGGAACCCCAGCCGAGGTTCTGCTGCTGGCAGGCGAGAACGTCGTACGGGGCCGGCAGCGGGGGGATCTCGTAGTAGTCCCGCAGGTACTGCTCGTCCCTCCGGAAGGCACGCTCCAGCCGGCTGACCTCGTGGGCGTCGATCCGGTCACCGGCGGCTACCGGGTTCCACGGCAGCCCGAACAGGTCCACGTCGAACATCTCCTGGAGGACCGCCGCCTGTCGGAGCTGCCCCCGCGACCACGCACCGAGGCCGAGGGCGTTGGCGACGGCCCAGAGCGCGCCGGCCACCGTCACCACCGTGCCGGGAGCCGCCGTGACCGCGACCACCGCCCCGGCCACCCCGAGCGCCGCCGACACGGCCATCCGGAGGTTGTCGAGACGCTGTGCACGGGAGTGGCAGACCGACATGGCCCGTAATAGGGCCATCATCCGAGGTTGGTTCTGGCGGCTGAGCAGGGACTCGGCGCGTTCGGTCACGTCACTCTCCCGGGCCGGGGCCCCGAGCGTATATCCAGTGCGCTAGATGTAACAGAGAGCGCGACGAAGACGCTGTTTGGGTGACCGTTTCTGTTATTTCCAGATAGGTAGCAACACTACGAGTAGGTGAACTACCAATTGTCCGGGGGATCGAGTAGCGTTTCTGCCGCGCGGGACTCCCCCGAGCACCACCTCTCGGACGACCCGCCCGGGTCGTCCCGCTCTCCATCCCCTGTGGGCAGGCCCGAATGACCGGCATGGGCGACGACGTGGTCGACCCCCTACACCAGCGGACGCCGTCCGAGCTGCTCCGGTCGGAGCTGCAGAAGCTGGCGGCGACCCGGAACGCCACCTTCCATCTGCTGGACGGTCGGCCGGCCCGGCGGAGCCACACGGATGCTGAGATCCACTACGGCACGTACACCGATCACAACCTGCACCCGCCACGGACCAGGAAGCTGCTGCTCAAGGTACTGCCGGCGGGCGCGAGGTCCCGGGAGCCGGGGCGGCACCGTCGGGCCCTCGGTGCGAACCGGGAGTTCGCGCGGGAACATCTGGTCGGCCAGCCCCTCGACCCGGTCCGGCTCTCTGACGGCCGATGGGTCCTGTTCTTCGAGGTGGCGAACGGCGGAGACCGGCTGTGGAGCCTGGACGAGTTGGCCGGGCAGGACCTGCTCGACACGTTCCGGGCGGTGGTCGCGGCCCTGCTGCACGGCTGGAACGGCGCAGGTCCGGCCGACGGGCAACGCGGCCTACCGGTCGACTCGGTCCCCGTGAGGACCTACCTCCGGCGGGAGCTGGCCGCTACCGACGCGCAGACGGAGATCTACGAGGCGGTACGCGAGTTCGGGTTCCCCGTCACCTCCGACGAGCCGTGGACCGTCGACCACTGGCGACGGGAGCCGAACCCGCTCCGGCTGCTCGACGCCCCGTACGGGGATGTGGAGACCTGGTACTGCTACGGCTTGACTCACGGCGACCTGCACGGCGGAAACGTGGTGGGTCCCCGGGACGGCTTCGGCAAACCGCTGCCCGGGGCGTTCCGCCTGATCGACCTGGACGGCTTCGAGGAGGCCGCCCCGCTGAGTCGGGACCTGGTCTGTCTGCTGCTCACCACCGTGCTCAGGTTCGTTCCCGACCTCGAGCCCGCCGAGTCGGACGCCCTGATGGAGTACCTGATCCACCCGGACCGGCCCTGCCCGCCGAACCTGCGGGGGCCGGTGGTCGACCTGGTCCGGATCGTCCGTGAGGAGAGCCTGCGCTACAGCTCCCCGGACTGGGTCAGTGAATTGCGGACGCAGACACGTCTTTCGTTGGTCGGCTGGGCTCTCGTCTGCGCCACTTACCAGAACCTCGGCCCGCGCCGCCGCCGATGGTGCCTCGTGCTGGCAGCCCGCGCCTCGGCAGCGTTCGAGCAGGATCTACCGACCGACGGTGGCCGGTCGGCGGGCGGCAGCGGCTCGCTGGAGCCGCCTCGCGTCGGCCCCCCGGGTGGGGCCGGCGGGCGGCCGGGCTGGGCGAGCACCACGCCGGTCCCCGCCGGCAGTCAGGGCGGGGTCGGTCTCGCCGAACGGCCGCCCCCGGGGCGGCACCGGGCCCAGGATCCTCCGGTCGGGTGGACCGGCAGGACCCGGTTCCACACGGTCGACGCGCCGCTCGGCCGGGGCCACCGGCTGCTCCAGATCTACCCGCCGGCGCGCGAGGTCCCCTACCAGCGCCGGCCGGTGGACGCGATGGTGGACGAGCCGGGGCAGGAAGGCCGTCGCTGGAGCCCTCTCACCCGGTGCCTGACCGCCGGTGCCGCGCTGGTGGTGACGCTCGCCGCCACCGTGGGAGTGGCGCACCATCTGGGAGCGTCGAGCGGCTCCCCGCGCCCGGGCACGGAGCGGGGCGCCGCGGGCAGCGGACGGGGCCCGGTCGACCCGACCGCGCCGCAGCAACTGATGGACCTCGCCCTGCGCGCCGCCCGGGTGGCGGACGAACCGGAGAAGGGTCGCTACGCGTACTTCTGCCTGCGGATCTGGGCGTTGGACCGGGACGAGCGGACGCTGCGCCAGGACCACTACCGCGACGAACAGTTCTGGATCGCCGCCGACGCCTCGGTCCGGCAGTCCGCTGTCGACGTCGTCGCCGGACGGCGGATGCCGGCGACCACGTCCATGTTCTCGCCGGGGGCCAGCACGGTGATGAACCCGGTGCCCGCCGAGGACCCGGACGTCCTGCGTCGTCAGCTTCGTGAGCTGGTGGACCAGCGACCGCACGAGCGGAGCGCGGCGGCCGCCGCCCTCGACTGGGTTCTGCACTTCCACCGGTACCACCTGCTCACGCCCGGTCAACGCGCCGCCCTGCTCGCGCAGCTCGCCGACACCGCCGCCCTGGTGTACCAGGGTGACTACACCGACTGGAACGGCCGGCACGGGGCCGCGGTGAGCGCACCGGACGGCACCGACGGGCAGGTCACCGCGACCTTCGACCGGCAGACCGGCCGACTGCTCAGCCACGAGAGGATCAGGGGCGACGCGGTGACCAGCTACACCTCACTGCGCACGTCGGGGCGGACCGACGTCGTCAGTCAGGCGGGCTGTGCCTGACCGGTTCAGCAGCGCCGGTACACGTAGTTCGCCCAGTCCCGATACGGACCGGCGTCACCGACGACGCGGTTCTGGACGCTGACACTGAACAGCGACATGTTGTGGTACTGGAAGGTGACCGAACCCGAGGCCAGGCTGTAGTGCGCCGAGGCCGCGCGGTACTGCCAGCCCCAGTTGGCGAGGTTCTGCTTTCCGCAGGAGGAGAGGCGACCCCGGGGGTAGCCGTAGTAGGGCCACTCGTAGAAGCAGAACCAACCCGACGGGCAGTCCGCGCCGTAGGTCCCGACCGGACGGCGCAGGGTGACGACGAACGCGCCGCCGTCGTAGCTGATCTCGTTGGCGTTGATCGGCGTGCCGCCCGGGTGCCGCGCCAGGTAGCTGCGCATCTCCTGGTCGAGTGCGACCGGTCCGGGTCCGCCCCGCTCCGGTCCGGCCGACACGGGTGGGGCGGGCAGCAGGGCCAGCACCCCACCGAGGAAGGCGGTGAACAGCGTACGGAGCGGGCGGGAACCGGCCATTCGACACCTCACGACGTGACACGCGGGGACGGGCGGATGACCGGACGGCTCGTCGCGTCGCCGGTCCGGGGGCCGGTCGCGCCGGCCACCCGCCCCCCCGAGCATAGGAAGGCGACCTTCCTGATCGACAGATCGGCGAGTGTCGAAATATTTACCGAGGACTATTCGATTGATCAGCGGAATCGTACGGGTGGATCTCGCGTGGAAATTGCGTGTCCCGGTATGTGCCGCACCGGGACACGGATCGCGCCCGGATCAAATCAGGCCCTCCCGGACGGCGTACGCCACGGCGTGGGTGCGGTTGCGGAGCTGGAACCGGGTGGTGATGTCGTGCAGCACGTTCTTGACGGTGCGCTCGGAGTAGCTGAGCCGGGTCGCCACCTCCCGGGTGTCCATCCCGTCGGCGACCAGGCGCAGCACCTGGCTCTCCCGGTGGGTCAGCCCGTTGAACTCGATGCCGCGCGGGGCGAGCACCGTCTGCTGCAACCGGGTCACCTGCTTGACCAGCCGACCGAGCACCTCCGGGGGCATCGCCGCCCCACCGGAGGCGGTGCTGACGACGAGCTGCGCGAGCCGGTGGCTGGTCGCCTCGGCGCGCGAGGCGAGCGCCCGTACCCCCAGCTCGACGGCGGGGATCAGGGCCGTGTCGGACTCGACCGCGGCGACCAGCACGAAGCGCCGGCAGCCCAGCCGGCGGACGGCCCGGATCAGGTCCAGCGCGTCCTGGTCGAGGGTGTCGGCGGCGACCACTCCGACGGTGTCGGCGGTGATCCGTGCCTCGGGGACGACCTCGATCTCCATCCGGCCCCGGAGGGCGGCGGTGATGCCGGCGGTCGAGATCGGGTCGGGGGTACGGATGTGGGCCTGCGTACGTCCGGTCATGACAGTTCCTTGCCTCGGGAGGTCGGGCCGTCTGCGGTCCGGCCCGGTCCCAAACGGTAGATAGGGCGGGTGGCCGGCCACTGGCACCGCACTGGACGCTCCCCCATCGACGGTTCTGCCCGGTCCGACCGGCGTCGAGCTGCCCGGTTGCCTGTTGGGGCAACGACACGCCGGAGGGGCACCGGCAGATACCGGCAGAACCGCTGCCCGTCCGGGCCGGTCACGGCGGGCCTGATCGGTCGACGATCCACTGTCGTCCGTCGCAGACAAGAGGGATCATGGTTACCGGTCCGGCATGATCACGTGCCGGTGCCGACAACCGGTAGGTCGCGGGGTCGGACGGGGAGCCGGGATGATGGCGGACAACGGCGCCGAGTTGAGACTCCGGCGGTTGCGGGCCGGGCTGACCCAGGAGGAGTTGGCCCGCCGGGCGGGGATCAGCGTCCGCGCGGTACGGGACATCGAGCAGGGCCGGGTCCGTGCGCCCCGGCCGGAGTCGCTGCGCCGGATCGCCGAGGCCATCGGGCTGCCCGACGGTCCTCCGCCGGCCGCCGGAGAGCCGCCCGGCCGGACGGCGGACCCGCACATCGGGGTGCTCGGTCCGCTCAGCATCCGGTCCGGCGTCCAGCCGGTCGCCCTGGGCTCGGGACGACAACGGATGCTGCTCGGCCTGCTCGCCCTGCACCCGGACACCACCGTCTCCCGGCAGGAGATCGTCGACGTCCTCTGGGGACACGACCCGCCGGACAGCTGCCTGAACCTGGTGCACACCTATGTGGCGCGGCTCCGGCGGGCACTCGCCCGCCCCGGCGGCGGAACGGGCGGCAGTGGAACGGGCGGCGGCGCGGCGGGTGGTGGCGGCACCACGATCGTCCACTCCGGTGGCGGCTACCAGCTCTGGGTCGGGCCGGGTCAGCTCGACCTGACCCGGTTCACCACCCTGATCGGCCGGGCCGAGGGCAGCGTCGCCGGTGACCTGAACAGCCTGGACCGGCTCGCCGAGGCGCTGGCCCTGTGGCGGGGGCCGGTGCTGGTCGACCTCGGGCCCGGCGTGGCCCAGCATCCGACCGCCACCGCCCTGAACCGCCGCCGCATCGCGACCGCGGTCACCTACGCCACGCTCGCCGTCGAGCTGGGTCTGCCGGACCGGGCGGTCCGCGAGCTGAGCGCGGTGGCCGGTCACGAGCCGCTGCACGAGCAGGTGCACGCCCGGCTGATGCTCGCCCTCGCCGCCTGCGGTCAGCAGGCCCGGGCGCTGGCCCTGCACCGGAAGCTGCGGGACCGCCTCGCCGACCAGCTCGGGGTGGAGCCCGGACCGGAGCTGCGCGAGGCGCAGTTGCGCATCCTCCGGCAGGACCTGCCGGTGATCGGGGCACGCCCGCCGGCGCCACCCCGTCCGGCCGAGCCGGCCCCACCCGGGCTGCCCGGTCACCGACCGCCGGCCCAGCTGCCGGCCGACGTCGCCCACTTCACCGGTCGGAGCAGCCAGATGGCCGCGCTCGACGCCCTGCTGGAGGCGTCGACCGGCGGCAGCGGACCGGTCGTCGTCGCGACGATCACCGGGATGGCCGGGGTGGGCAAGACCGCCCTGGCCGTGCACTGGGCGCACCGGGTCCGGCCGCACTTCCCGGACGGCCAGCTCTACGTCAACCTGCGGGGCTACGCGACGGCCAGTCCGGTCCGCGAGGGCGAGGCGCTCGCCGGGTTCCTGCACGCGCTGGGCGTGGCGGCCGAGCAGATCCCGGTCGACTCCGGGCAGGCCGCCGCCCTGCTGCGGACCCTGCTGGACGGCCGCCGGATGCTGCTGGTGCTGGACAACGCGGCCAGCGCCGACCAGGTCCGTCCCCTGCTGCCCGGCACCCCCGGCTGCATGGCGCTGGTCACCAGCCGGGACCGGCTCAGCGGGCTGGTCGCGGTCGACGGGGCCCGTCGCATCGCGCTGGACGTGCTCACCGGGGCCGAGGCCAGCGCCCTGCTCACCCGGATCATCCCGGCCGACCAGGTGGCCGCCGCACCGGCCGAGATCGCCGAACTGGCGGAGGTGTGCGCCCGGTTGCCCTTGGCGCTGCGCATCGCCGCCGCCGACCTGATCGACCATCCGGGTCGGCCGATCAGCGCGCACACCGCCCAGCTCAGCGCCGGCAACCAGCTCGCCGGCCTGCGGGTGGAGGGGGACGACCAGGCCGCCGTCCGGGCGGCCTTCGACCTGTCGTACGCGGCGCTGCCCGCGTCGGCCCGCCGGCTCTTCCGGCTGCTCGGGCCGGCCCCCGGGGCGGACGTGACGGTGCCGGCCGCCGCGGCCCTCGCCGCGCTGGACGAGGTCACCGCCGCGCGGGAACTGGACCGGCTCGCCGCCGCGCACCTGGTGCAGCAGCCCCGCCCCGGCCGGTACACCTTCCACGACCTGCTGCGGATCTACGCCGTCGAGCGGTCCACCGCCGAGGACCCGGCGCCCGAGCGGGCCGCCGCCAACCGCCGGCTCTACGCCTGGTGCCGGCAGCGGGCCGAGGCCGCCGCGGCGACGATCTACCCGCAGATGGTGCGCCTGCCGCCGGACGGGGACGACCGGCAGGTGGCCGGATTTCCCTCGTCGGAGGCGGCGATGGCCTGGCTGGAGGCGGAGCGGACCAACCTGGTCCGGGTCGTCGCGCACGCCGCCGACCAGGGTGCCGATCCGGCCGCGTGGCGGATCCCCGACGCGCTGCGCGGGTACTACCAGTTCCGTCCGCACAACGACGGTTTCCTGGCCGCCTCGCACGCGCTGCGCGCCGCGCAGGCCGCCGGGGACGAGGCGGGCGAGGCGGCGAGCCGGCTCGGGCTGGCCAGCCTGCACCTGCGGCGCAGCGAGTACCGGGTGGGGTTGGAGCACGCCACGGCGATGATCGACGCGGCGACCCGGGCGGGTTGGCCCGAGGGGCTGGCGGCGGCGTACGGCACGTGCGGGTTGATGCACCTGCGCGCCGGACGGCTGGCCCAGGCCGCCGACCTGACCCGACGGGCGGTGGAGATCCACGAGCGACTCGGCGGCGCGGAGCGGCTGAGCACCAGCCTCGGCAACCTCGGAGTGATCTACCGGGACATGGGGCGGCTGCGCGCCGCCGAGGAGGTGTTCCGCCAGGGGCTGGTGCTGACCCGGCGGACCGGCACCCGGATGAACACCGGCATCAGTCTGAGCAACCTCGGCGACGTGGAGCACGCCCTCGGCCGGTACGACCAGGCCCTGGCCCACCTCGGGGAGGCGCTGGAGGTCAGCCGGGAGAGCGGCTACCGCCCCACCGAGGTGGAGAGCCTTCGGCGGCTGGCCGCCCTGCACGTGCACGCGGGCGACCTGTCCCGGGCGGCCGAACTGGCCGACGCGGCGCTGGCCCTGGCCGAGCTGGTCGGCGACCCGTCCCAGCAGGCCGCGGCCCGCAACGTGCTGGGTGCGGTGCACCTGCGGCGGGGCGACGGCGACGCGGCGGTGACCGAGCACCGGCTGGCCCTGGCGCTGGCCCGGGCCAGCGGCACCCACGGCGAGCGGGCGGAGGCGTTGATCGGGCTGGCCGAGGTGCACCGGCGGACCGACGTGGACCAGGCGCTGACCCTGGCCGGCCAGGCGTGGGAGGTGGCTCGGGCCGCCGGGTACCGGGTCTGGGAGGGGCACGCCCTGGTCGCCCGGGCCGAGGCGCAGTGCGACCGGGATCCGGTGACGGCCGCGCGCACGGCCCGGGCGGCGCTGGCGACACACCAGGAGACCGGCCACCTGCTCGGCCGGTTGCGCAGCCTGCGGCTGCTCGCCCGGATCGGTCCGGCCGCCGGGCTCACCGTGACGGAGCAGACGGCGTACCGGCAGGAGGTCGACCGGCTCGACGGGTTCGGCCGGTGGCGCGACGCCGGCCGGCCGCCCGGCGTCGGATGACGCGGAGCGGCCGGCGGCGGGACGACGTGGGGCACCCTCCGGCGTCGGATCACGTCAGACGGCCGGCACGGAGCCGGCGCGGTGGGTCCGGTGGGCGGCGGCGGGCCGACGAGCGCGGACCGCCGCCACCCCGATCAGACCAGCTCGAACTCCCGGGCCAGGTACTGGAACTTCTCGACGGTGAGCACGGTCGCGAGGATCTTCTCGTCCTCCTCCGAGAGGTCGTCCGCCTCGTCGTCGAGCACCTTGGCGAGGACCTGCCGGGCGACGTCCGGGTCGATGTCGCTCAGCGGTTCCTGCTGCGCGATGTCCGGCTCGTCGGCGGTGACCGCCTCCGGGTCGTACTCCGCCCCCGTCGGGTGGGGTCCGACGGCCGGTTCGTGCCCGGTGCCGTTGCCCTGCTCCGCCCACTGCTCCTGGCCGGTCCACTGGTCGGACCCGGTCCACTGGTCGTGCTCGACCCACTGGTCCTGGCCGGTCCACTGGTCCTGCGACGACCACTGGTCCTGCTCGTCGTAGGACTGTTCGTCGGACTCCTCGTCCTGGTAGGCGGCGGTGGTCCAGGTCTGCACCACCGAGTCGACCAGGCGCGCCATGTCGGTCGCCGGCTCGCCCATCTCGTCGACGGCGAAGATCTCGACCGGCGGCAGGGAACTGGCGTACTGGTAGACGGCGTTGTAGAAGTCGGCCAGCCAGGCGTTGTTCTGGTACCAGTCCAGGTCGCCCCACTTCTCGCCGAGCAGGCTGGGCAGTTGCTCCCAGCTCGTTCCCGGTTGCTCGGCGAGGATCCGGGCGGCGCTCACCGCCGTCCAGTTCAGGTACGAGTACGCGTCCGCCAGACTCGCCGGGCCGGTGGGGTCGAAGGTCTCCGGGTAGTTGCTCATCACGGCTCCCCTGTCAGCTCGTCACGGTGAAGTACTTGTTGCTGTCCTCGTCGAGCAGGCGCAGCACCGGGTTGCCGGACTGGTCGATGCCGAGCCGGAAGTCGCCGTGGTTGTCGTGCGACTGGGACTTGCCCACCGACCCCGCGTGCTGGGCCCGCCAGTTGATCCGCACCTGGGCCCCGACCTGTCCGTTGACCTCCTCGATCCGGGCGCCGAAGCGCAGCGTCGACGTCTCGTGGAAGCGGTTCTTGATCGCCTTGATGTCGTACTTGGTTCCGTCCTCGCCGACCACGAGCGGGTCACCCGCGACGGTGTCCAGCACGGTGAGCGACACGTCCCGGAAGCTGCTGTACCGCACGCCGTTCTGCTGGACCACCTGCCGGTTGCCGGCCTGGTCCGGGTCGGTGAAGTAGGAGACCAGCGTGTAGCGGAGCAGCAGCAGGACCCTGATCTTGGTGCGGACCTGGGTGGCCAGCACCCCACCGTTGCGGATGTACTCCAGCCGCACCGCGCCCTGCCGGCCGTTCGGGTCCGCGCGGGCCACCACGCCGTTGACGTTGGCGCTGTCGACGGTGAGGGTGTCCGGGCCGTTGAGCTGGTCGAACCCGATCACCCGCAGGTTGGCGTGCTCGTGGGCGGCGAGCGCATTCGCGTCCTGCCCGGCGCTGCGGACGATCTTTGTGGCGGTGAGCAGGGACACCCGGCCGGTCGGGGCGCTGGCCGCGCCGATCCGGCTGGGCCGGTCGTGCACCCGCCCGCTCAGCGGCGTGATCCGGAAGTGCTTCTCGGTCCGCCCCTCACCCGGAGCGATCTCCAGCAGGCCGTTGCTGTGCACCAGGAACGCGCCGACGTCGTTGTGGTTCAGCGCGAGCGTGGCCCCCATGACGGTCTTGGCCTGGTGCTGCACCCGGTAGTTGATCCGGAAGTGCGGCAGTCCGGCGGTGACCGGCATGGTGTC encodes:
- a CDS encoding S-4TM family putative pore-forming effector translates to MTERAESLLSRQNQPRMMALLRAMSVCHSRAQRLDNLRMAVSAALGVAGAVVAVTAAPGTVVTVAGALWAVANALGLGAWSRGQLRQAAVLQEMFDVDLFGLPWNPVAAGDRIDAHEVSRLERAFRRDEQYLRDYYEIPPLPAPYDVLACQQQNLGWGSRIRLRYAHTVLGGVVLWSVLGVVFGVTSGMTVAELLLQWFVPSLGGLMVGLEVYRTQRDVAVDRTRALAVLRAHLAPAASSEPTAPSDLLVLARQIQDLIFHSRRGQARVPDWFFRRFHAADRVDFQVAMTRFVDVLGTRHRPSGLD
- a CDS encoding helix-turn-helix transcriptional regulator, with the protein product MTGRTQAHIRTPDPISTAGITAALRGRMEIEVVPEARITADTVGVVAADTLDQDALDLIRAVRRLGCRRFVLVAAVESDTALIPAVELGVRALASRAEATSHRLAQLVVSTASGGAAMPPEVLGRLVKQVTRLQQTVLAPRGIEFNGLTHRESQVLRLVADGMDTREVATRLSYSERTVKNVLHDITTRFQLRNRTHAVAYAVREGLI
- a CDS encoding BTAD domain-containing putative transcriptional regulator; this translates as MMADNGAELRLRRLRAGLTQEELARRAGISVRAVRDIEQGRVRAPRPESLRRIAEAIGLPDGPPPAAGEPPGRTADPHIGVLGPLSIRSGVQPVALGSGRQRMLLGLLALHPDTTVSRQEIVDVLWGHDPPDSCLNLVHTYVARLRRALARPGGGTGGSGTGGGAAGGGGTTIVHSGGGYQLWVGPGQLDLTRFTTLIGRAEGSVAGDLNSLDRLAEALALWRGPVLVDLGPGVAQHPTATALNRRRIATAVTYATLAVELGLPDRAVRELSAVAGHEPLHEQVHARLMLALAACGQQARALALHRKLRDRLADQLGVEPGPELREAQLRILRQDLPVIGARPPAPPRPAEPAPPGLPGHRPPAQLPADVAHFTGRSSQMAALDALLEASTGGSGPVVVATITGMAGVGKTALAVHWAHRVRPHFPDGQLYVNLRGYATASPVREGEALAGFLHALGVAAEQIPVDSGQAAALLRTLLDGRRMLLVLDNAASADQVRPLLPGTPGCMALVTSRDRLSGLVAVDGARRIALDVLTGAEASALLTRIIPADQVAAAPAEIAELAEVCARLPLALRIAAADLIDHPGRPISAHTAQLSAGNQLAGLRVEGDDQAAVRAAFDLSYAALPASARRLFRLLGPAPGADVTVPAAAALAALDEVTAARELDRLAAAHLVQQPRPGRYTFHDLLRIYAVERSTAEDPAPERAAANRRLYAWCRQRAEAAAATIYPQMVRLPPDGDDRQVAGFPSSEAAMAWLEAERTNLVRVVAHAADQGADPAAWRIPDALRGYYQFRPHNDGFLAASHALRAAQAAGDEAGEAASRLGLASLHLRRSEYRVGLEHATAMIDAATRAGWPEGLAAAYGTCGLMHLRAGRLAQAADLTRRAVEIHERLGGAERLSTSLGNLGVIYRDMGRLRAAEEVFRQGLVLTRRTGTRMNTGISLSNLGDVEHALGRYDQALAHLGEALEVSRESGYRPTEVESLRRLAALHVHAGDLSRAAELADAALALAELVGDPSQQAAARNVLGAVHLRRGDGDAAVTEHRLALALARASGTHGERAEALIGLAEVHRRTDVDQALTLAGQAWEVARAAGYRVWEGHALVARAEAQCDRDPVTAARTARAALATHQETGHLLGRLRSLRLLARIGPAAGLTVTEQTAYRQEVDRLDGFGRWRDAGRPPGVG